Proteins from a single region of bacterium:
- a CDS encoding response regulator: MADKTKDLAVYVADHDGGYLDLVRVQLENAGMRVKTFGKRRDLMEQLEADLASGSLPRVLLLSALLPDGSGLELSKKLKEHRKLRAIIIAIVSAVQRGHRFSVEARTRFLADHYLEQPLDYKAIPEIVSKIAEGASAESFEEEAKTKMDAGASEAKTETPTRGRRAGRKDKTPPNGSAKRTPAADGAIDDNIRRAAADAAARYSGTGGRAQPT; this comes from the coding sequence ATGGCGGATAAGACAAAGGACCTGGCCGTCTATGTGGCGGATCACGACGGCGGATACCTCGATCTCGTGCGCGTCCAGCTCGAAAACGCGGGGATGCGCGTCAAAACATTCGGGAAGCGGCGCGATCTGATGGAGCAGCTCGAGGCGGACCTCGCGTCGGGCTCCCTGCCGCGGGTGCTTCTGCTGTCCGCGCTTCTTCCGGACGGCAGCGGCCTTGAGCTCTCCAAGAAGCTGAAGGAGCATCGCAAACTGCGGGCGATCATCATTGCGATCGTCAGCGCGGTTCAACGCGGCCACCGGTTTTCGGTCGAGGCGCGCACGCGCTTTCTGGCGGACCACTATCTGGAGCAGCCTCTCGACTACAAGGCGATACCGGAGATCGTCTCGAAGATCGCCGAGGGCGCCTCGGCCGAATCGTTCGAGGAAGAGGCCAAAACGAAAATGGACGCGGGCGCTTCCGAGGCGAAAACCGAAACGCCCACCCGTGGGCGGCGCGCCGGCCGAAAAGACAAGACGCCGCCGAACGGTTCGGCCAAAAGAACGCCCGCCGCGGACGGCGCGATCGACGACAACATCCGCCGCGCCGCCGCGGACGCCGCGGCCCGCTACTCCGGAACCGGAGGCCGCGCGCAACCGACG